In Juglans microcarpa x Juglans regia isolate MS1-56 chromosome 1S, Jm3101_v1.0, whole genome shotgun sequence, the genomic stretch CATGCAACTAATTATGCATATGTATTGgttttgtttaaattaattgGTATTAATGTTGCTCCCATTATTATTCCTACTATTATTATATAACTCTTCTACTTTCTCCTTTGTACATTTCTTCCTGCTGCATGCAtagtatgagagagagagagtcacgGAAACTATCACTTTTGATGGCTTCTGTAATCTGTGAAGAATCAAAgccatttaatatacatttggTTTCAATATTCTTCTTGGATTTTCTGTTTCTAAATGCTAGAATACTTTGTGGTGGTAATAGTAAAGCCCCACCCAACTTAATGAAGACATTTTCATGCTTAATGTTGGACATTTTCCTTAAAACATGTCTGCATGGTGttttaaaatgacaaaaatttttatttccataaaataatgttatcaattttatcatttttaatcacAATTGGCTGATGTGGTATATCTCAAATGGTTTTATAAAccaatcatttaaataaataaaacataactcaaaatatattacaatgaTTAAGTGATGTGCATGATTGAAGATGATAAAATTCATAACAGAGAGCcaaaaatgaaagtgataagattTTTGGTCTTTTGAAGACATTTAAGGGCccgtttgaatattgagataagattagttaagatggtttgtaaatagtagttagattattaattgaaattagatgagataagattcaTCTCACCTTTGTATCTAGACGGGCCCTAAATGTATAGTAGATTATAGTACGTACTCACTCTTCTAAAATAACAAAGTAAGGCACAAGAGTTGGTATGATCTTAGCAATATATTCAAGATGCTAGATCTCTCTTGGCTCAACTTCAACAATAGACAgttgttcatatttaaagaggTTTTAATTCAATTCCTCATGCTTTGACAAGAAGTGCATTAAGCATTGCTGATTCGATGTTTGATACAAAGGAAGTTTCTCAATGTATTGCTCATTTATTGTATGTATGTTtggaaattgaataaaattcgaatgttctttttcaaaaaagaaaaagaaagagtacaATATTACATTCTTCTCGATGGGGAAATTCAAATTCATGATTCGTGGTCCCAAAGAAAACTTGCAAACCTTGTTCTACCATACCATACTCGTTGTCATCCACCACCTATTTAAAATCACAGCAAAAGAGGGCCCTACAGAGTACAGAGCACCATGATTATAACACATAGCATTCTCTGCAaaactaaacaaataaataaataatcaaccAAACACCAATGCCCAAACAAAAGCCTCCAGCTTTCATGGTGTGCTCAGCTGGCACCAGCTTTGGCTCCTCCAGTAATTGCATGCTCACGCATCCCCCACCCTTCCTTAACCTAGCTAGCTGACCTCCCTTTCTTCTCATCTCTACAACCATTTCCTCCttcctatatatatgtagttgTCCCTAAAACCTTTCCCTTATAACTAtcacaagctctctctctctctctctctctctctctctctaaaatggGGTTCTCTGGTTTTGCATTGGTTGGTGTAGTTTTCAGTTGTTTATTAGTTGCAACCTGTGCTGGTAACTTCTACCAAGACTTTGATATAACATGGGGAGGCAACCGTGCCAGAATATTCAAAGGAGGACAGCTTCTGTCTCTGTCTCTAGACCGAGTCTCTGGCTCTGGCTTTCAGTCTAAGAATGAATACCTATTTGGAAGGATCGATATGCAGCTCAAACTTGTTGCCGGCAACTCTGCTGGCACAGTCACTGCATACTATGTATGTCTTCAAACTCGTTCATTTTTTCTCCTCACTTtccacatacacacacacacagagcaAGCACATACACAgacacataaatatatattcaaacgaCAACCTCTGGCTTCTAATAGGCAGCAGGATATATGATTAATCCTTGCCTGCTTGAGACATCTTCCATGCATGTGCCTCTTGAAAAGCGAAAGTTGAAGGTACATAGTCAGCTTTCAAGGGCAGACAACCCATGTAGGCAGACAATTCAAACAcctttaaaaacttaaaaacaccttaaaaaaaattcagacaCCTTTTCTTACATAGCTTGGTTTAAGTCATTTTCGTGTCATTCTTTCCAGAAACACgctaaaaaattcaaacatagCTCTCTTATTTCACATGCTTGTACTCTTCTTTTCTATTGCAGTTGTCGTCTCAGGGGCCAACTCACGATGAAATCGACTTCGAATTCTTGGGAAATGTTAGTGGTGACCCTTATATTGTACACACCAACGTGTTCACTCAGGGCAAGGGAAACAGGGAGCAGCAATTCTATCTCTGGTTCGACCCCACAAGAAATTTTCACACTTACTCCATCATCTGGAAAGCCCAACATATAATGTAAGAGAAACACCAACTTTAATTTCTACCATTTGCCAACAACAACAAACCTAGTGAACTTGGATACAGTTCTATGATCTTTGGTTATCCTTGACTtgtctttgtttgttttaacTTCAAGTGCACTTAAACAATTCCcaacacaactttttttttctttgtatccCAGCTTCTTGGTTGATAACCTTCCTATAAGAGTATTCAAGAATGCAGAGTCGATTGGCGTTCCATTCCCAAAGAGCCAACCCATGAAGATTTACTCTAGTCTTTGGAACGCTGACGACTGGGCCACAAGAGGTGGATTGGTGAAAGCTGATTGGTCCAAGTCACCCTTCACAGCATACTACCGGAACTTCAATGTTACATCCTTCAAGTCCACCACTTCCCTAACCGATGCAGGGTTGCTAGCCAACGAGCTTGATGCCCATAGCCGAAGACGTCTGAGATGGGTTCAGAAATACTTCATGATCTACAACTATTGCACTGATTTAAAACGCTTCCCTCAGGGTCTTCCTCCAGAGTGCAGACGGGGGAGATTTCTCTGAAAGTTTGAATCTATCTTTCTAGTAGATTTACgaatcaaataaattaaattattttgtgtCTTGTTTGTTTACCATCCAATTTCTTTGAACTTTTATATGTGAAGATACTTTATGTTAATGACTTGGATTATTTCGTAAAGTGCGAGAGAGACATGTTggaattattttcaaaataatatgtttattattaatattattttttgggtttatttgaaagttatgaataattttgaaaatggagAATTTGTAGAAAGTTTATAAGCTATGAATTAGGCTTATATTATTTTGGATCATTAGCTGATAGCTGGCTTAGTGGTATTAAGGCTCCAAGGTTCACCCACTGGACTGGGTTCGAGCCATGCCTTCTTCAAAGGAGGAATTTTTGTTGATTTACAGAGAGCCTGTTTACAACCTGCGTGAAAAGGCATGGTGCCATACAAAGGCTTATCGCTTggcaaataaaatgccaaagGAATACCATTAGCCGATTGGCTTAGTGGTATTGAGGCTCCAAGGTTCACCCACTAGAATGGGTTCGAGCCATGCCTTATTCAAATAAGGgttttttgttgatttatgaAGAGCCTGTTTGCAGCTTGCGTGAAAAGGCATGGCGCCATACAAAAGCTTatctcttgaaaaataaaatgccaaaggAATACCATTAGCTGATAATTGGCTTAGTGGTATTAAGGCTCCAAGGTTCACCCACTGGGCTGGGTTTGAGCCATGCCTTCTTCAAATGAGTGATTTTTGTTGATTTACGGAGAGCCTGTTTGCAGTCTGCGTGAAACGGCATGGCGCCATACAAAAGCTTATCTCTTGGCAATTAAAATGCCAAAGGAATACCATTAGCCGATAATTGGCTTAGTGGTATTAAGGCTCCAAGGTTCACCCACTAGACTGGATTCGAGCCATGCCTTCTTCAAATGAGGGATTTTTGTTGATTTACGGAGAGCCTGTTTGCAACCTGCGTGAAAAGGCATGGCACCATACAAAAGCTTATCTCTTggaaaataaaatgccaaaagtTGCAACAGTTAGGTTTCGAACTTGTGCGGGATGGATGGCAAGGAAGCAATGTGACCGTTTCATTTGGTCCAACATTTGTGTCACTTGGTAACAGGCACAATAAATATACCTGTTCGGACCAGAtttcagaaaaatgaaaagttataacttttcaTTTACATCTTTTAGTCCTTTATAAATAGACCCATTGACCTACGAATTTTAGTATGAAAAAGAGAATATAGAACGGAAGAAGGCAATtttgaaattctctctctcccaaaattttttcatttcttcaaaacttatcaCTAGGATCTGTTCATTCTGCAGAGAACAGATTTTTAATCTCTTGGTTGAATAGCAAAATCTAAGGGTATTCATGGTCTAATTTTGTGTGTGTATAACGCAGTTAGACAAACAGACTTGTTCTGGACTTCATTGTATCTTGGAGGCAAATTCGTTTGTAACCCTTGTGTATACCGTTATTGGTGGAGGCAAATATTGTCCTAATGAAAGCGACATTTGTAACGCGCCTTGAAgcaaatttttctctcactatttTATGTTTTGCAGCCCCTTTGCTCCAACAAGACAGACACATAATCTAAAACGATCTTTATCTAAAAGGGAGCATTCGTCCTAAAATTCAGTTGTTCTCAATGGATGGAAGCTAGATTCAAATTTTGCCTACTCAATAgtaactatattataatttagttgtGATAGGGTGCTCTAGTACTGAGACTGTTACCCATTTATTCAGCCCTCTCATCTACAAATCGCCAATACTGCAAGTGACGGTTATACAAAAGCCTCGACATATATGCATCATTAATAATATGACCTTCCTCCATCTTACAATATTTGCAAATATCAACAAATTAAGAAACTAAGAATCAAATGTTAACAACTTGAATCAAGCTGGGGAATCATGTCATGGGTTGAGGCATAATCAGTCTACTATTGGGAGTGTTTTGTAGTAGTATAAAAGGTGAACAAGGTCAAAGAGTCTAAGGACTACTAGTCCAGTTTCGATTCTTTGCTTCCCTTCAGTCCCTCTAGTACTCTAAATTCAAGCATGTAGTTGTAGCTATCAAAGAGTTTAAATACTTGGAAAAGCTTACAATTCAAGAGTTGATAGGTATTTTGTGAGTACATGAGTAACAGAttcaaaagaatgaaatttCTATGTATTAGAACAAGTAGAAAAGTCAAAACTTACCCTCAATGATTTAGGCAAAGCTAGCCCCAACCGTGGTCATGTTAGAGGCAGGGGGCATGGCAAATCCAGCCCCAATCGTGGTCATGGTAGTGACAAAGAGCATGGAAATCACCATTGACCTTGCTAAAGTTAGCATAATATGCTCTAGAAGTTGAAGATAAGGAGGCAACTTAGGAAGAGTATCTACACATGGACGTTGAAACATTAATAACACTCAATGCTACAACAAGTTTCGACACTATGTGTGGTGTCCTGTTCCTCAGTAAAGAGCTTGGCGAGGATTTGTGGTGCCAGGAATGCTGGCCGGTCAGCAACACTTTGGATCTAGGTTGGAAATAGGCgtgcaatttatttttcacaAGTAATATTGCATGTGTAAACGAAACATATGAATATATCGCAACAGAATAAGTAAAGGCTTAGTCAAATACTAATGTTAATTGTAGAAGAGGTCTAAATCAATAAGAGGTCcatcattaataataataataataataataataataatatctacAAGTCATTGTCACTTCCCAAATAGTATTATACAACACCAATTGCTCATTACTCTCATTCAAGTACAACATACCGAGCACAATTTATTGCTGGAGTAAATAGTACATTCTCACTAGTACAAATGATTAATAGATGAGACATACCTTTGTCTCTAACACTCGGGCAAGTTCGGTGCTTCCACTTTGGGAATCTTCTCCCAGACTATGTCTACATCAAGACCAACAGTTTCGATGAAAGAAACCATatgtaagttaaacaactatgATAGTACTACTAATGAGAGACAATGCATGTGAAGATGTATGCGCTACTTCATGTGAATTATTTGTGAATGCATATTCATGCATGGTAAGTAATCACCCTCTGAGCAGAAACATATGTCTTCATAATTATGGACAGGAATCACCCTCTGGATAAAACACAAGTATATAAGCATGACGATGAATCACTCTCTAAGCAAATCTCAAGTATACGTAGTTACCGCTGAGGTGAGAAACCACCCTCTCATTAAAACCAGTAAAAACACATCATATCTTATCATATAAATACCAAGTAAGGAATCACTCCATCGTTTGATGCAGCAGCTaggactggaaaaaaaaaattgaaaaattggtgAATCGGACTGAATTGGTGTGTTCGGTCCAATGTAAAACTGGTTCGGTCCGGTACCCGTTCCAATTTTACAAAACCGACCCAATTCCGATTTCCATTTTAATAACATTAGACTGGATTGAACCAgaccagttcatatatataattttttttttattatatatatatataattttatttggtttttaatattatattatattatattatatgccaaattgttaattaatataacatcaaattttaaaatcttattattcatgtttaataatctaataacataaaattaatataatatttgatataacacaaaattaattttataaatattaacataagttataacatttgatatatcatataaattttaattttagaacataaaactttaaaattaatataacttaaaatgaatcttaaacatgaaatattaatattaagttattaattaatataaacatacttttgattaatatatatatataaaggataaatacatttatgGCATAAtgaattacaatatatatatttttataaatacatttctatacATTTGATCATTGCATTCATATAAAAGGTGTATAGTctaacttatatagactatagctaaatttaatattatactagtatctTTATCTGTTCTAGAaaattttgtgagtttttcatcattaaaattaCATCGGAAAAACTGGTAAAATTAGATCGAACCAAACAGAAATCGAGAAAATCGAAAGTTTTAATTTCGATGATAAATCGGTTCGGTACTGATTCTTCAATTCTTAAACTAGTATATACTGgttcagttttaaaatatatccaaaactGAATTGAACCGAACTGGTTACACTACTTGTGGGGACTCTCCCTACCCAATCAACATGCATGCTGATTCACTAGTTTCAAATCATCCGACATAAGAAATCACTCAAACTATTTACGCACCTAAAGACAACATATATGATCAACCAAGGGAATCACTTCACCCAATTAATCGACTCAAAGATAACACAAATGATACACCTTGAGAATCTCTTTACCTGTCTATAGAGTGAGGCCAATACCAAAACATTCCACACCGATCATCACAGAGACTACCTTTACCTGCATGAAACTGGTGGAAATGTGTCATAGGAATGGCGCGAGGAATCACTCTACCTGTCTATGATGATCGACACATGGTAAGACACATGCACCCAGAACTCACACTTATCATCAATCCACATCATTCAAACTCATGACCTCAAAATCGCAATGTAGACATaatccataaacataataaagaaGATTTATATTACTTTTCATGTAGAAAAGGGGGAAAAGTGATACAGAATATGCAAAGCCTATCTTTTTATAACGCCCCAGTCCCGAATGAGTCGGAGAGTACAACTCGCTGTTTCAGGTCAACTGCTCTAATATGAATAATCTAAAACACTACAAAATCTCAAAGTAAACCAAACTTCCAAAATACCCAAACAACAAAGCAAAACAGAACTATTGAATAAAAGGCTTAGATAACCAAAGTACACAATTTGTACTTATTCCACTATGCTCATGTAGCCTTATACATAATTTCTAGTCTTGATCCCACCTGTACCATCAAATTATCTTAAAAATGTTATGGATATAAGGGGTGGGTtgtcaacaactcagtaagcatagaacatatattagtatgtaaacatgagcttttTCATAAAGTttagtatgcagaaacaaaccatttcatttccATATGCACATCTGAAAACGTGTTATTAGAAAATCAGAACGActattcaatcttttcatattcaaaaaccaactttcatattcaaaaacattgttcataatcaaaaacacttttcatattgaaagaccattttcatattaaaaaacgctttggcataacataactgaacatcatcttatcatatcatatcatatactatgtttaacccctgtggtagggttgtgctatcctcggtggccaaaccatgcagtatcatattgtgaaacttctccttattcattctcggaatcctgagtgtgcacatatgaaagaacacataaaagaccattttccttccaaagtgggtgtactcatatcatatcatattatatcatgttggtaccaaatATATAACGTGAACTAGTATCATCATATCGGAATCAGAATTAGAAtcagaataaaaaaagataagtcacgccaaaggtttttcagattcatatcatatcaaaccaagcgatgaacatattcatataatttcatatgatccAAAAGCAGATCCAAAACATTTTCGTAtcacatgtacaaaaattcTCAGAtattatattcgctcttttgcacatttcagaaatatgttaaatattgcTCGTCTATACTATTCAtttcaaaaaacatttttctcttttcatacaaatttcataaatgaatgcAAAACACATAATTGaggttgttttcatatttttctttccaaacataacatgcacatttttacaaaccagcatcagttcattttctttttatgcaaatctagcataggaatcccgcttacatgaacttctcaaattttaagaaaattttctcaataatgccgaacaaaaactactcgtcacctataaaataatcacgtaattttcgtaaatttttAGTCGGACATGTAATTCGATATTTAAATCTGAAATGctaaaattaacctattttaattcctcgatacctaaaattttcataacCCTAAAGTACTATAATTTCACAAATCCACCAATATCTACTTCATTTCTCCGACTaagatattaaattctaacttatttactattgaaatcaagctataaaatttaatacttgataatataattatatcaagatattttaatttaaacaacaaaatttatttagtaaaaataaactagatcatatctaaagtatttaaaaataaaattacaaagctATCGGTACTTCTGAAAAtaagtttgaaagaaaatctttacttaataacaatttaaaatcaCGTAAATAATTTCTGTAAACATAAAAGTTTTTAGACTTggataaaacaaaatagagcCGACTTATATTAAACCCAATCTCATCAATAAAACCCtacccaattaaaaaaaataagtccaCTATCGACCAAAATATTGTGAGCCCAAGCCCACCTTAACAATATAGGGGTACTATCGTAAGTACAACCCAAGTTAAAAGCTCACGTGCAGACTAATCTTCCTATTTTGAAATGGAAATGCTGGACAGGGAGGGGCATATGGCAGCAGCTTACCGAGACTCACGTGTAGTGGTGGCCTGGGTTGGTATCTATGGCGGCGCGGCTGGGAGCAGCGGCAGTGTACTGtgagtgtgtgagagagagagagagagagtaatgagagagagatagagaggctGACGTTGGAGAATGAGGAAGAATAACCGAGAAAAGGGGGAGAAAGAGAACTAACGTGAGAGGGTCAGAGGCCGAGTGAACTCACCGAGGGAGGAGGGAGGTGCGGCGACGGATTCTGGGTAATGGGACGAAAACGCAAATCAAGGCGGTTACCTCTGCGTGGTGGAGTCTTACTGGAAGAAAAGAGCACCGAGGTCTCGCCCCGAAAATAATGGAGTGGAGGGAGAGGTTGTTTTGCACGGGGGACCTACGGGGAGAACATGCGGTGGATCTGGGCTAGTGGGAGGATTCCGGCGTCACCTTCTGTGGTTGGTTTCGGCGTGGTGGTGGTCTTTGAGGCTCACGGTGAGGgaggttaaaaaaatacatttcggTGTAGAGAAACAGAGGACGTGGAGGTGGCTGGCTTACGGTTTTTGCAAGGGTGCACCCTCCACGGCTGGCAGTTACGTCGGTTTGTGGTGGAAATAGAAACCCGTGGGGTGGCACTCGGAGAGGTTGCGCGTGGGAGGGAGGATTACAGTGGTTGAGTATGGGTAGGGAGGTTACGTGTGGTAAATGTACACGGACTGGGTGGTTTCTGAAACAAGGGTTGGCTGCCCTATGGTGGTTTACAGTTGCTCTCCAGGTCGTCGGCATGCTTTTGGACGAGATGATGCTCTGAACAGGGTGGTCGAATCAAGTTTGGCCCTCACACGattgttgctctgttttttacTAGGAAGAACAGAGGTTGCAACACTCATGTTCTTCATGTAGGTGGTTGCCGTGGAGCTGCGCAGTGGCTGAGCAAGGGGGCGCTACGGTTTCGCGTGGGCTGGGCAATGGATGGTGTCTTCCGTCATGCAGGGGGATCTCGTTCGTGGCAGTTGCTGGCAGCAACTTAGTCTAGGGTAAAGGATGAttgaaacatgcatgcatgtgtcccagtaacatgcatatatatggtGACACCGTGTACCCTAATGGAAGACGTGCATTCCATTATACGACAACCTTAGTTTAAAAATTGATGCCCAACTGCTTATCGAGTATCAATCCATTATACGAGTGGTTGCCAGGaaagaagtagaaaaaaaaaacgtgcaTGGAGTGGAAACCGACGTGATGGAGCCGTGCGAGAAGAGGAGTCTGCCACGAAATCTTACGGGCTTGGgctttttcataaaaacaaacCTAAGAAAAATGTAGAAAGAGGTCTTGGCTGGGCGAGTGTTACACTTTTACAATCATACCCATCAACATTCACCCCACATTTTCAGTGGTATTAAAACTAACCAACTtgaacaatttttaaaatactatGGTGGCACTAGCGCTACTCCTCCTGTCCTTTCCTTTGCAGTTACTAGCTTTCTTTGAAGtctttaaaaagaatatcaATCACTTTACGatttcaaaagtgagattttgtcccTTATCTATTATCTTTTATAGGCGGGATCGTTAGGTATCCTAACTTTCTGTTGACTCTAGCTATGCTCAAATATGAGCCATTTGATCTCAGCCATCCATCTGCAAGATAACAAATACAGACTGATGGGACAAGACACGCATGTTCCTATAGCTTGCCTTTAGTCCAATTCACAATGTTTCTCCAAATAAGGGTCTCTCACGTGGCACTTAATCATACATCTAAGTACAGACGATATGGCTTGTAgagttgtaatatttttttctgcgAACTCACTCC encodes the following:
- the LOC121247871 gene encoding xyloglucan endotransglucosylase/hydrolase 2-like, giving the protein MGFSGFALVGVVFSCLLVATCAGNFYQDFDITWGGNRARIFKGGQLLSLSLDRVSGSGFQSKNEYLFGRIDMQLKLVAGNSAGTVTAYYLSSQGPTHDEIDFEFLGNVSGDPYIVHTNVFTQGKGNREQQFYLWFDPTRNFHTYSIIWKAQHIIFLVDNLPIRVFKNAESIGVPFPKSQPMKIYSSLWNADDWATRGGLVKADWSKSPFTAYYRNFNVTSFKSTTSLTDAGLLANELDAHSRRRLRWVQKYFMIYNYCTDLKRFPQGLPPECRRGRFL